From a single Streptomyces sp. NBC_01264 genomic region:
- a CDS encoding cytosine permease has protein sequence MSAETAVESRGLEPVPDDERRGRVRELVPTWVAANISVLLLTMGAGLVIFNKLNIWQVLVVAIAAPVVSYGMVGLISIAGKRGGSPGMALSRAVFGQRGNLFPGALIWVARWGWETINAVSGAYAVLTVLDLVFGIRKNTALIVVTLLFFVGCTFLVSGLGINALRVCSKWSTYLFGAFSVLVLGYLIAETDWSAVFDKPAGSTAMMVAGIGTIAAGGISWVPSGPDFTRYLPRTASAKGMVGATIGGAAVVVIPMVLMGAVMAVATPDLATAQDPVSFIGELLPTWIAVPYLLIALVGMLLINSMSMYSAGFTAQTLGIKVPRAAAVSVNAVISLVFGFLLMVVATSFFGSFISFLTLLAVAFSAWIGVFGVDMLRRTSYDGAALLDTTRTSTYWYRGGFAWQAMTAWGLALVVGLLFTKVDWFSGPLATTWIGQNGLGWMAGIVTSAVLYAVLPRTPAAPAPAATEVPADERVPVGSLSN, from the coding sequence ATGTCTGCCGAGACCGCCGTCGAGTCGCGCGGCCTGGAGCCCGTCCCGGACGACGAGCGTCGCGGCCGGGTCCGCGAGCTCGTCCCGACCTGGGTCGCCGCCAACATCAGCGTGCTGCTGCTGACCATGGGCGCCGGTCTCGTCATCTTCAACAAGCTGAACATCTGGCAGGTGCTCGTCGTCGCGATCGCCGCCCCGGTCGTCTCCTACGGGATGGTCGGACTCATATCCATCGCGGGCAAGCGCGGCGGCTCCCCCGGCATGGCGCTCTCCCGGGCCGTCTTCGGCCAGCGCGGCAACCTCTTCCCCGGCGCCCTGATCTGGGTCGCCCGCTGGGGCTGGGAGACCATCAACGCGGTCAGCGGCGCCTACGCCGTCCTCACCGTCCTGGACCTGGTCTTCGGCATCAGGAAGAACACCGCGCTGATCGTCGTCACCCTGCTCTTCTTCGTCGGCTGCACCTTCCTCGTCTCCGGTCTCGGCATCAACGCCCTGCGCGTCTGCTCCAAGTGGTCCACGTACCTCTTCGGTGCCTTCAGCGTGCTCGTGCTGGGCTACCTGATCGCCGAGACCGACTGGTCCGCCGTCTTCGACAAGCCCGCCGGCTCCACCGCGATGATGGTCGCGGGCATCGGCACCATCGCGGCCGGCGGCATCAGCTGGGTCCCCTCCGGCCCGGACTTCACCCGCTACCTGCCCCGCACCGCCTCGGCGAAGGGCATGGTCGGCGCGACCATCGGCGGCGCGGCCGTCGTGGTGATCCCGATGGTGCTCATGGGCGCGGTGATGGCCGTCGCCACCCCCGACCTGGCCACCGCGCAGGACCCGGTGTCCTTCATCGGCGAACTGCTGCCGACCTGGATCGCGGTCCCGTACCTGCTGATCGCGCTCGTCGGCATGCTGCTCATCAACTCGATGTCCATGTACTCGGCGGGCTTCACCGCCCAGACCCTCGGCATCAAGGTCCCGCGCGCGGCGGCGGTCAGCGTCAACGCCGTCATCAGCCTGGTCTTCGGCTTCCTGCTCATGGTGGTGGCGACCAGCTTCTTCGGTTCGTTCATCTCCTTCCTGACCCTGCTGGCCGTGGCCTTCTCCGCGTGGATCGGCGTCTTCGGCGTGGACATGCTGCGCCGCACCTCCTACGACGGGGCCGCGCTGCTGGACACCACGCGCACCAGCACCTACTGGTACCGGGGCGGTTTCGCCTGGCAGGCCATGACCGCCTGGGGCCTCGCCCTGGTGGTGGGCCTGCTGTTCACGAAGGTCGACTGGTTCAGCGGCCCGCTGGCCACCACCTGGATCGGGCAGAACGGCCTGGGCTGGATGGCGGGCATCGTGACCTCGGCCGTGCTGTACGCGGTCCTGCCGCGCACCCCGGCGGCTCCGGCTCCGGCGGCCACCGAGGTCCCGGCGGACGAGCGGGTTCCCGTCGGATCCCTGTCAAACTGA
- the ftsY gene encoding signal recognition particle-docking protein FtsY, translated as MEILILAVVIALVAVGAISGLVVSSRKKKQLPPTAPPSTPTITAPPAEPQVGEDAAPTAEEPRRTIEEVALPDAEAALESPVAVEDSVVEAPPAPEIEVPEPTAGRLVRLRARLARSQNTLGKGLLTLLSREHLDEDTWEEIEETLLIADVGVAPTQELVDRLRERVKVLGTRTPADLRALLKEELVTLLGTDFDRAVKTESGVDTPAVIMVVGVNGTGKTTTTGKLARVLVADGRSVVLGAADTFRAAAADQLQTWGDRVGARTVRGPEGGDPASIAYDAVKEGIAEGADVVLIDTAGRLHTKTGLMDELGKVKRVVEKHGPLDEILLVLDATTGQNGLTQARVFAEVVDITGIVLTKLDGTAKGGIVIAVQRELGVPVKLIGLGEGADDLAPFEPEAFVDALIGD; from the coding sequence ATGGAAATCCTCATCCTTGCCGTAGTCATCGCCCTGGTCGCGGTCGGTGCGATCAGCGGGCTCGTGGTCAGCAGCCGCAAGAAGAAGCAGCTGCCCCCCACGGCTCCGCCCAGCACGCCGACCATCACTGCCCCGCCCGCCGAACCGCAGGTGGGGGAGGACGCCGCACCGACGGCGGAAGAACCGCGCCGCACGATCGAGGAGGTCGCCCTCCCCGACGCGGAGGCCGCCCTCGAATCGCCGGTCGCGGTCGAGGACTCGGTCGTCGAGGCTCCGCCCGCCCCCGAGATCGAGGTGCCCGAGCCCACCGCCGGCCGCCTGGTCCGGCTGCGCGCCCGCCTCGCCCGCTCGCAGAACACGCTCGGCAAGGGGCTGCTCACGCTGCTCTCCCGCGAGCACCTCGACGAGGACACCTGGGAGGAGATCGAGGAGACCCTCCTCATCGCCGACGTCGGTGTCGCGCCGACCCAGGAGCTGGTGGACCGGCTCCGCGAGCGGGTCAAGGTGCTCGGCACCCGCACCCCCGCCGATCTGCGCGCCCTGCTCAAGGAGGAGCTGGTCACGCTCCTCGGTACCGACTTCGACCGCGCGGTGAAGACCGAGAGCGGCGTGGACACCCCGGCCGTGATCATGGTCGTCGGCGTGAACGGCACCGGCAAGACCACCACCACCGGCAAGCTCGCCCGCGTGCTCGTCGCCGACGGCCGCAGCGTCGTGCTCGGCGCCGCCGACACCTTCCGCGCCGCCGCCGCCGACCAGCTCCAGACCTGGGGCGACCGGGTCGGGGCGCGCACCGTGCGCGGACCCGAGGGCGGCGACCCGGCCTCGATCGCCTACGACGCGGTCAAGGAGGGCATCGCCGAGGGCGCCGACGTGGTGCTCATCGACACGGCGGGCCGGCTGCACACCAAGACCGGCCTGATGGACGAGCTCGGCAAGGTCAAGCGCGTCGTGGAGAAGCACGGCCCGCTCGACGAGATCCTGCTGGTCCTGGACGCCACCACCGGGCAGAACGGCCTGACCCAGGCCCGCGTCTTCGCGGAGGTCGTGGACATCACCGGCATCGTGCTGACCAAGCTCGACGGCACCGCCAAGGGCGGCATCGTCATCGCCGTCCAGCGCGAGCTCGGCGTCCCGGTCAAGCTCATCGGTCTCGGTGAGGGCGCGGACGACCTGGCGCCCTTCGAGCCGGAGGCCTTCGTCGACGCCCTGATCGGCGACTGA
- a CDS encoding bifunctional DNA primase/polymerase: MGFTIGGSRGTKEFRSGARRRGRTSECTAVAEYTGLWGWDVVPGARAAGPASDCSCGHTNCGAPGAHPLALAPTVPAGATLDEVTETWTGYPGAAVLLPVGRSFDVIEVSEEAGRRALVRLERMGLPLGPVTATPDGRAQFFVATGAAAGLPQLLYRMGWDDADLDLRALGQGSYVTAPPSDFAGLGPMSWLRPPALDSAGDPPQARLLLGTLAYLCHRLRRA; encoded by the coding sequence ATGGGCTTCACGATCGGCGGCAGCCGCGGTACCAAGGAGTTCCGTTCCGGCGCCCGGCGCCGCGGCCGGACGTCGGAGTGCACGGCGGTGGCGGAGTACACCGGACTGTGGGGCTGGGACGTCGTCCCCGGCGCCCGGGCCGCGGGGCCCGCCAGCGACTGCTCGTGCGGTCATACGAATTGTGGTGCGCCGGGGGCGCATCCACTTGCCCTCGCTCCGACAGTCCCGGCCGGCGCCACCCTCGACGAGGTCACCGAGACCTGGACCGGATACCCGGGAGCCGCGGTGCTGCTCCCCGTCGGGCGCTCCTTCGACGTCATCGAGGTCTCCGAGGAGGCCGGGCGGCGGGCCCTGGTCCGGCTGGAGCGGATGGGGCTGCCGCTCGGTCCGGTGACCGCGACCCCGGACGGCCGGGCCCAGTTCTTCGTCGCCACGGGCGCGGCGGCCGGGCTGCCGCAGCTGCTGTACCGGATGGGCTGGGACGACGCCGATCTCGATCTGCGCGCACTGGGCCAGGGCTCCTACGTCACCGCCCCGCCCTCGGACTTCGCGGGCCTCGGGCCGATGAGCTGGCTGCGCCCGCCGGCCCTGGACTCGGCCGGGGACCCCCCGCAGGCCCGCCTCCTGCTGGGCACCCTCGCCTACCTGTGCCACCGGCTGCGCCGCGCGTAG
- the nsdA gene encoding transcriptional repressor NsdA: MSGNGASGTSTGQDSAMDSQDSAQGATVRNEQLTSWFVRSGWSKGELARQVNRRARQMGAHHISTDTSRVRRWLDGEQPREPVPRILSELFSERFGSVVAIEHLGLRTAHQTPSVSGVDLPWAGPQTIELLGEFSRSDLMLARRGFLGTSLALSAGPALIEPMQRWLVPVPAADPGPREAGPTGALSGHRPPRLSEPEVDLLEATTVMFRQWDAQCGGGLRRKAVVGQLHEVTDLLQENHPAPVMKRLFKVAAELAELAGWMSYDIGLHPTAQKYFVLALHAAKEGGDKPLGSYILSSMSRQMIHLGRPEDALELIHLAQYGSRDCAGPRTQAMLYAMEARAYANMGQPSRCKRAVRMAEDTFSDVGFDAEPEPDWIRFFSEAELNGENSHSYRDLAYVAGRSPMYASLAEPVMERAVELFEKDEEHQRSYALNLIGMATVHLLQREPEQATVLVGRALDVAGKVRSERVNTRLRKTVDTAAREYGDVADVVRLTDHLASRLPEAAEAV, translated from the coding sequence GTGAGCGGCAACGGCGCAAGCGGAACGAGCACGGGACAGGACTCCGCCATGGACTCCCAGGACTCCGCCCAGGGCGCCACCGTCCGCAACGAGCAGCTGACGTCCTGGTTCGTCCGCAGCGGCTGGTCCAAGGGCGAGCTCGCCCGCCAGGTCAACCGCCGCGCCCGCCAGATGGGCGCCCACCACATCAGCACCGACACCTCACGGGTCCGCCGCTGGCTCGACGGCGAACAGCCCCGCGAGCCCGTCCCGCGCATCCTGTCCGAGCTCTTCTCCGAACGCTTCGGCTCCGTCGTCGCCATCGAGCACCTGGGCCTGCGCACCGCCCACCAGACCCCCTCCGTCTCCGGCGTCGACCTGCCCTGGGCCGGACCGCAGACCATCGAGCTGCTCGGCGAGTTCTCCCGCAGCGACCTGATGCTGGCCCGCCGCGGCTTCCTCGGGACCTCGCTCGCCCTGTCCGCCGGCCCCGCCCTCATCGAGCCCATGCAGCGCTGGCTCGTACCGGTCCCGGCCGCCGACCCGGGACCCCGGGAGGCGGGGCCGACGGGCGCCCTCAGCGGTCACCGGCCGCCCAGGCTCTCCGAGCCCGAGGTGGACCTCCTCGAAGCCACCACCGTGATGTTCCGGCAGTGGGACGCCCAGTGCGGCGGCGGACTGCGCCGCAAGGCCGTCGTGGGCCAGCTCCACGAGGTCACCGACCTGCTCCAGGAGAACCACCCGGCCCCGGTCATGAAGCGGCTCTTCAAGGTCGCCGCCGAACTCGCCGAACTCGCCGGCTGGATGAGCTACGACATCGGCCTGCACCCCACCGCGCAGAAGTACTTCGTCCTCGCGCTGCACGCAGCCAAGGAGGGCGGGGACAAGCCCCTGGGCTCGTACATCCTCTCCAGCATGAGCCGCCAGATGATCCACCTGGGCCGCCCCGAGGACGCCCTGGAGCTCATCCACCTGGCCCAGTACGGCAGCCGCGACTGCGCGGGGCCCCGTACCCAGGCCATGCTGTATGCGATGGAGGCCCGCGCCTACGCCAACATGGGCCAGCCCAGCCGCTGCAAGCGGGCCGTGCGGATGGCCGAGGACACCTTCTCCGACGTGGGCTTCGACGCCGAGCCCGAGCCCGACTGGATCCGCTTCTTCTCCGAGGCCGAGCTCAACGGCGAGAACTCCCACTCCTACCGGGACCTGGCCTACGTCGCGGGCCGCAGCCCCATGTACGCCTCCCTCGCCGAACCGGTCATGGAGCGCGCCGTCGAGCTCTTCGAGAAGGACGAGGAGCACCAGCGCTCCTACGCCCTCAACCTCATCGGCATGGCCACCGTGCACCTGCTCCAGCGCGAGCCCGAGCAGGCCACCGTCCTCGTCGGCCGAGCCCTCGACGTGGCGGGAAAGGTGCGGTCCGAACGGGTCAACACCCGGCTGCGCAAGACCGTCGACACCGCCGCGCGTGAGTACGGCGACGTCGCCGACGTGGTGCGGCTGACCGACCACCTCGCCTCCCGCCTCCCCGAGGCCGCAGAGGCCGTCTGA